A stretch of the Ictidomys tridecemlineatus isolate mIctTri1 chromosome 5, mIctTri1.hap1, whole genome shotgun sequence genome encodes the following:
- the Stoml1 gene encoding stomatin-like protein 1 isoform X4 has product MLGRSGYRALPLGDFDRFQQSSFSFLGSQKGCLSPERGGVGPGSDIPQSWPSCLCHGLISFLGFLLLLITFPISGWFALKIVPTYERMIVFRLGRIRTPQGPGMVLLLPFIDSFQRVDLRTRAFNVPPCKLASKDGAVLSVGADVQFRIWDPVLSVMTVKDLNTATRMTAQNAMTKALLRRPLREIQMEKLKISDQLLLEINDVTRAWGLEVDRVELAVEAVLQQPQDSPAGSSLDSTLQQLALHLLGGGMNSVAGGTPSAGPALLATPADTLEMVSEVEPPASQGLKQPVAEGLLTALEPFLSEVLVSQVGACYQFNVILPSGTQSIYFLDLTTGRGRVGHGVPEGVPDVVVEMAEADLRALLCRELRPLGAYMSGRLKVKGDLAVAMKLEAVLRALK; this is encoded by the exons ATGCTCGGCAGGTCCGGGTACCGGGCGCTGCCCTTGGGGGATTTTGACCGCTTCCAGCAGTCGAGCTTCAGCTTTCTGGGCTCGCAGAAGGGCTGCTTGTCCCCAGAGCGGGGCGGCGTGGGGCCGGGGTCCG ATATACCCCAAAGctggccctcctgcctctgccatgGCCTCATCAGTTTCTTGGGGTTCTTGCTGCTGCTGATCACCTTCCCCATTTCTGGCTGGTTTGCCCTGAAG ATTGTGCCCACCTATGAGCGGATGATTGTGTTTCGACTGGGCCGGATCCGCACCCCCCAGGGACCTGGCATGGTTCTGCTCCTGCCCTTCATTGACTCCTTTCAGAGAGTGGATCTGAGGACACGAGCCTTCAATGTTCCTCCTTGCAAG TTGGCCTCTAAGGATGGGGCTGTGCTGTCTGTGGGGGCTGATGTCCAGTTCCGTATCTGGGACCCAGTGCTGTCGGTGATGACTGTAAAGGACCTAAATACAGCCACGCGCATGACAGCCCAGAATGCCATGACCAAGGCCCTGCTCAGAAGGCCGCTGCGGGAGATCCAGATGGAGAAGCTCAAGATCAGCGATCAGCTCCTG CTGGAGATCAACGATGTGACCAGGGCCTGGGGGCTAGAGGTGGACCGCGTGGAGCTGGCAGTGGAGGCCGTGCTACAGCAGCCCCAGGACAGCCCAGCCGGGTCCAGCCTGGACAGCACCCTCCAGCAGCTGGCCCTCCACTTGCTGGGAGGGGGCATGAACTCAGTGGCAGGAGGTACTCCATCTGCTGGGCCAG cacttttGGCCACCCCAGCAGATACCCTGGAGATGGTGAGCGAAGTGGAGCCACCTGCATCTCAGGGCCTGAAGCAGCCTGTGGCTGAGGGGCTGCTGACTGCTCTGGAGCCTTTCCTGTCTGAAGTGCTGGTCAGCCAGGTTGGGGCCTGCTACCAGTTCAATGTCATCCTTCCCAGTGGCACCCAGAGCATCTACTTCCTGGATCTCACCACAG GGCGAGGCAGGGTGGGACATGGGGTTCCTGAAGGTGTCCCCGACGTGGTGGTGGAGATGGCTGAGGCAGACCTTCGGGCTCTGTTGTGCAGGGAGCTGCGGCCCCTGGGGGCCTACATGAGTGGGCGACTGAAGGTGAAGGGCGACCTGGCAGTGGCCATGAAGCTGGAGGCAGTCCTAAGGGCCCTGAAGTAG
- the Stoml1 gene encoding stomatin-like protein 1 isoform X3 gives MLGRSGYRALPLGDFDRFQQSSFSFLGSQKGCLSPERGGVGPGSDIPQSWPSCLCHGLISFLGFLLLLITFPISGWFALKIVPTYERMIVFRLGRIRTPQGPGMVLLLPFIDSFQRVDLRTRAFNVPPCKLASKDGAVLSVGADVQFRIWDPVLSVMTVKDLNTATRMTAQNAMTKALLRRPLREIQMEKLKISDQLLLEINDVTRAWGLEVDRVELAVEAVLQQPQDSPAGSSLDSTLQQLALHLLGGGMNSVAGGTPSAGPGRGRVGHGVPEGVPDVVVEMAEADLRALLCRELRPLGAYMSGRLKVKGDLAVAMKLEAVLRALK, from the exons ATGCTCGGCAGGTCCGGGTACCGGGCGCTGCCCTTGGGGGATTTTGACCGCTTCCAGCAGTCGAGCTTCAGCTTTCTGGGCTCGCAGAAGGGCTGCTTGTCCCCAGAGCGGGGCGGCGTGGGGCCGGGGTCCG ATATACCCCAAAGctggccctcctgcctctgccatgGCCTCATCAGTTTCTTGGGGTTCTTGCTGCTGCTGATCACCTTCCCCATTTCTGGCTGGTTTGCCCTGAAG ATTGTGCCCACCTATGAGCGGATGATTGTGTTTCGACTGGGCCGGATCCGCACCCCCCAGGGACCTGGCATGGTTCTGCTCCTGCCCTTCATTGACTCCTTTCAGAGAGTGGATCTGAGGACACGAGCCTTCAATGTTCCTCCTTGCAAG TTGGCCTCTAAGGATGGGGCTGTGCTGTCTGTGGGGGCTGATGTCCAGTTCCGTATCTGGGACCCAGTGCTGTCGGTGATGACTGTAAAGGACCTAAATACAGCCACGCGCATGACAGCCCAGAATGCCATGACCAAGGCCCTGCTCAGAAGGCCGCTGCGGGAGATCCAGATGGAGAAGCTCAAGATCAGCGATCAGCTCCTG CTGGAGATCAACGATGTGACCAGGGCCTGGGGGCTAGAGGTGGACCGCGTGGAGCTGGCAGTGGAGGCCGTGCTACAGCAGCCCCAGGACAGCCCAGCCGGGTCCAGCCTGGACAGCACCCTCCAGCAGCTGGCCCTCCACTTGCTGGGAGGGGGCATGAACTCAGTGGCAGGAGGTACTCCATCTGCTGGGCCAG GGCGAGGCAGGGTGGGACATGGGGTTCCTGAAGGTGTCCCCGACGTGGTGGTGGAGATGGCTGAGGCAGACCTTCGGGCTCTGTTGTGCAGGGAGCTGCGGCCCCTGGGGGCCTACATGAGTGGGCGACTGAAGGTGAAGGGCGACCTGGCAGTGGCCATGAAGCTGGAGGCAGTCCTAAGGGCCCTGAAGTAG
- the Stoml1 gene encoding stomatin-like protein 1 isoform X2 yields the protein MEEYSPQGRNPGTCHLLCSWRRYTEQKDIPQSWPSCLCHGLISFLGFLLLLITFPISGWFALKIVPTYERMIVFRLGRIRTPQGPGMVLLLPFIDSFQRVDLRTRAFNVPPCKLASKDGAVLSVGADVQFRIWDPVLSVMTVKDLNTATRMTAQNAMTKALLRRPLREIQMEKLKISDQLLLEINDVTRAWGLEVDRVELAVEAVLQQPQDSPAGSSLDSTLQQLALHLLGGGMNSVAGGTPSAGPALLATPADTLEMVSEVEPPASQGLKQPVAEGLLTALEPFLSEVLVSQVGACYQFNVILPSGTQSIYFLDLTTGRGRVGHGVPEGVPDVVVEMAEADLRALLCRELRPLGAYMSGRLKVKGDLAVAMKLEAVLRALK from the exons ATGGAAGAATATTCACCCCAGGGTAGAAACCCAGGGACCTGCCATCTCCTTTGTAGCTGGAGAAGATACACAGAACAAAAAG ATATACCCCAAAGctggccctcctgcctctgccatgGCCTCATCAGTTTCTTGGGGTTCTTGCTGCTGCTGATCACCTTCCCCATTTCTGGCTGGTTTGCCCTGAAG ATTGTGCCCACCTATGAGCGGATGATTGTGTTTCGACTGGGCCGGATCCGCACCCCCCAGGGACCTGGCATGGTTCTGCTCCTGCCCTTCATTGACTCCTTTCAGAGAGTGGATCTGAGGACACGAGCCTTCAATGTTCCTCCTTGCAAG TTGGCCTCTAAGGATGGGGCTGTGCTGTCTGTGGGGGCTGATGTCCAGTTCCGTATCTGGGACCCAGTGCTGTCGGTGATGACTGTAAAGGACCTAAATACAGCCACGCGCATGACAGCCCAGAATGCCATGACCAAGGCCCTGCTCAGAAGGCCGCTGCGGGAGATCCAGATGGAGAAGCTCAAGATCAGCGATCAGCTCCTG CTGGAGATCAACGATGTGACCAGGGCCTGGGGGCTAGAGGTGGACCGCGTGGAGCTGGCAGTGGAGGCCGTGCTACAGCAGCCCCAGGACAGCCCAGCCGGGTCCAGCCTGGACAGCACCCTCCAGCAGCTGGCCCTCCACTTGCTGGGAGGGGGCATGAACTCAGTGGCAGGAGGTACTCCATCTGCTGGGCCAG cacttttGGCCACCCCAGCAGATACCCTGGAGATGGTGAGCGAAGTGGAGCCACCTGCATCTCAGGGCCTGAAGCAGCCTGTGGCTGAGGGGCTGCTGACTGCTCTGGAGCCTTTCCTGTCTGAAGTGCTGGTCAGCCAGGTTGGGGCCTGCTACCAGTTCAATGTCATCCTTCCCAGTGGCACCCAGAGCATCTACTTCCTGGATCTCACCACAG GGCGAGGCAGGGTGGGACATGGGGTTCCTGAAGGTGTCCCCGACGTGGTGGTGGAGATGGCTGAGGCAGACCTTCGGGCTCTGTTGTGCAGGGAGCTGCGGCCCCTGGGGGCCTACATGAGTGGGCGACTGAAGGTGAAGGGCGACCTGGCAGTGGCCATGAAGCTGGAGGCAGTCCTAAGGGCCCTGAAGTAG
- the Stoml1 gene encoding stomatin-like protein 1 isoform X1, translated as MIVFRLGRIRTPQGPGMVLLLPFIDSFQRVDLRTRAFNVPPCKLASKDGAVLSVGADVQFRIWDPVLSVMTVKDLNTATRMTAQNAMTKALLRRPLREIQMEKLKISDQLLLEINDVTRAWGLEVDRVELAVEAVLQQPQDSPAGSSLDSTLQQLALHLLGGGMNSVAGGTPSAGPALLATPADTLEMVSEVEPPASQGLKQPVAEGLLTALEPFLSEVLVSQVGACYQFNVILPSGTQSIYFLDLTTGRGRVGHGVPEGVPDVVVEMAEADLRALLCRELRPLGAYMSGRLKVKGDLAVAMKLEAVLRALK; from the exons ATGATTGTGTTTCGACTGGGCCGGATCCGCACCCCCCAGGGACCTGGCATGGTTCTGCTCCTGCCCTTCATTGACTCCTTTCAGAGAGTGGATCTGAGGACACGAGCCTTCAATGTTCCTCCTTGCAAG TTGGCCTCTAAGGATGGGGCTGTGCTGTCTGTGGGGGCTGATGTCCAGTTCCGTATCTGGGACCCAGTGCTGTCGGTGATGACTGTAAAGGACCTAAATACAGCCACGCGCATGACAGCCCAGAATGCCATGACCAAGGCCCTGCTCAGAAGGCCGCTGCGGGAGATCCAGATGGAGAAGCTCAAGATCAGCGATCAGCTCCTG CTGGAGATCAACGATGTGACCAGGGCCTGGGGGCTAGAGGTGGACCGCGTGGAGCTGGCAGTGGAGGCCGTGCTACAGCAGCCCCAGGACAGCCCAGCCGGGTCCAGCCTGGACAGCACCCTCCAGCAGCTGGCCCTCCACTTGCTGGGAGGGGGCATGAACTCAGTGGCAGGAGGTACTCCATCTGCTGGGCCAG cacttttGGCCACCCCAGCAGATACCCTGGAGATGGTGAGCGAAGTGGAGCCACCTGCATCTCAGGGCCTGAAGCAGCCTGTGGCTGAGGGGCTGCTGACTGCTCTGGAGCCTTTCCTGTCTGAAGTGCTGGTCAGCCAGGTTGGGGCCTGCTACCAGTTCAATGTCATCCTTCCCAGTGGCACCCAGAGCATCTACTTCCTGGATCTCACCACAG GGCGAGGCAGGGTGGGACATGGGGTTCCTGAAGGTGTCCCCGACGTGGTGGTGGAGATGGCTGAGGCAGACCTTCGGGCTCTGTTGTGCAGGGAGCTGCGGCCCCTGGGGGCCTACATGAGTGGGCGACTGAAGGTGAAGGGCGACCTGGCAGTGGCCATGAAGCTGGAGGCAGTCCTAAGGGCCCTGAAGTAG